From the genome of Azospirillum brasilense, one region includes:
- a CDS encoding FitA-like ribbon-helix-helix domain-containing protein: MGKIVRLEIDEALHATLTERAAINGRSVEEEVGAILSQAARPGRAALIEELQREQDELARKYGVLPDSTPLIREWRDR; the protein is encoded by the coding sequence ATGGGCAAGATCGTCAGGCTCGAAATCGACGAAGCGCTGCACGCGACTCTGACCGAACGCGCCGCGATCAACGGACGCTCGGTCGAGGAGGAAGTGGGTGCCATCCTGTCGCAGGCCGCACGCCCCGGCCGTGCGGCGCTCATTGAGGAACTCCAGCGGGAGCAGGACGAGCTTGCCCGCAAATATGGTGTGCTTCCCGACAGCACGCCGCTGATCCGTGAATGGCGCGACCGGTGA
- a CDS encoding type II toxin-antitoxin system VapC family toxin, which yields MSVVSQAVVVDASVAVKWIIREDASSDALAFLAQEKPLLAPDILLIEVAAALAKRVHTGTLETSDADTLLGRLRGLVAQLPLTLTRAVDVAERALDLSGTLRHPLVDCLYLALAWSTTAGLVTADRKLAEAAARSGLPGLVRIGPAA from the coding sequence GTGAGCGTGGTAAGCCAAGCGGTCGTGGTGGACGCCAGTGTCGCCGTGAAATGGATCATCAGGGAAGACGCAAGCTCAGACGCACTTGCGTTCCTTGCCCAGGAAAAGCCGCTGCTGGCACCCGATATTCTGCTCATCGAAGTGGCTGCGGCGCTGGCCAAGCGAGTCCACACGGGCACTTTGGAGACGTCGGATGCCGACACGCTCTTGGGCCGCTTGCGTGGATTGGTCGCCCAACTCCCGCTGACGCTGACTCGGGCGGTGGATGTGGCGGAACGTGCACTCGACCTCAGCGGTACGCTTCGGCATCCCTTGGTCGATTGCCTCTATCTGGCTCTCGCTTGGTCGACGACCGCGGGACTGGTGACCGCAGACCGCAAATTGGCGGAAGCCGCCGCCCGAAGCGGATTGCCGGGACTGGTCCGGATCGGTCCCGCTGCCTGA
- a CDS encoding ABC1 kinase family protein produces the protein MPNTDENRLGGRIARYARVGTAVGGLAARFAGERVLGIPLERDRHAAELRAALGGLKGPLMKVAQLLSTIPDALPREYVQELSQLQADAPSMGWPFVKRRMASELGPAWHKRFRHFEQTAAAAASLGQVHRAVGLDGQTLACKLQYPDMASAVEADLRQLGLIFAIFERTDSAISTKQIQAEIGARLREELDYEREAKHARLYRAMLADTPGVHVPAVVPDLSTRRLLSLEWVEGRKILEFVKDQPEARDALAMNMFRAWYVPFYGYGIIHGDPHLGNYTVRPDRSINLLDFGCVRVFPARFVKGVIDLYDALQTGNQDKAVEAYRTWGFGNPTKELVDVLNIWARFVYAPIMDDRSRRIEETNSGHYGRETAAKVHAELRRVGGVEVPREFVFMDRAAIGLGSVFLHLQAEVNWYRLFQEMIQGFDVDVLHARQTAALTAQALPLPE, from the coding sequence ATGCCGAACACGGATGAGAACAGGCTTGGCGGCCGGATCGCGCGGTATGCGCGGGTCGGGACCGCCGTGGGGGGCCTTGCGGCCCGTTTCGCCGGAGAACGGGTGCTGGGCATCCCCCTGGAGCGGGATCGCCACGCCGCTGAACTGCGCGCCGCGCTGGGCGGGCTGAAGGGACCGCTGATGAAGGTGGCGCAACTGCTGTCCACCATCCCCGACGCCCTGCCCCGCGAGTATGTGCAGGAGCTGTCGCAGCTTCAGGCCGATGCGCCGTCGATGGGCTGGCCCTTCGTCAAGCGCCGCATGGCCAGCGAGCTTGGCCCCGCCTGGCACAAGCGCTTCCGCCACTTCGAACAGACCGCCGCGGCGGCGGCCTCGCTGGGGCAGGTGCACCGCGCCGTCGGGCTGGACGGGCAGACCCTCGCCTGCAAGCTCCAGTACCCCGACATGGCGTCCGCCGTGGAGGCCGACCTGCGCCAGCTCGGCCTGATCTTCGCCATCTTCGAGCGCACCGACAGCGCCATCTCCACCAAGCAGATCCAGGCCGAGATCGGCGCCCGGCTGCGCGAGGAGCTGGATTACGAGCGCGAGGCCAAGCACGCCCGCCTCTACCGCGCCATGCTGGCCGACACGCCCGGCGTCCATGTCCCGGCGGTGGTGCCCGACCTGTCCACCCGGCGCCTGCTGAGCCTGGAATGGGTGGAGGGGCGCAAGATTCTGGAGTTCGTCAAGGACCAGCCGGAGGCCCGCGATGCGCTGGCGATGAACATGTTCCGGGCCTGGTACGTGCCCTTCTATGGCTATGGCATCATCCACGGCGACCCGCATCTGGGGAACTACACGGTACGCCCCGACCGCTCCATCAACCTGCTGGATTTCGGCTGCGTCCGTGTCTTCCCGGCCCGCTTCGTGAAGGGGGTGATCGACCTCTACGACGCGCTGCAGACCGGCAACCAGGACAAGGCGGTGGAGGCCTACCGCACCTGGGGCTTCGGCAACCCGACCAAGGAGTTGGTGGACGTGCTGAACATCTGGGCGCGCTTCGTCTACGCCCCGATCATGGACGACCGCAGCCGCCGCATCGAGGAGACCAACTCCGGCCACTATGGCCGCGAGACCGCCGCCAAGGTCCATGCGGAGCTGCGCCGCGTCGGCGGGGTGGAGGTGCCGCGGGAATTCGTCTTCATGGACCGCGCGGCTATAGGTCTCGGCTCCGTCTTCCTGCATCTCCAGGCAGAGGTGAACTGGTACCGGCTGTTCCAGGAGATGATCCAGGGCTTCGACGTGGACGTCCTGCACGCCCGCCAGACCGCCGCCCTGACCGCACAGGCCCTCCCTTTGCCCGAATAA
- the queA gene encoding tRNA preQ1(34) S-adenosylmethionine ribosyltransferase-isomerase QueA, with protein sequence MKTADFDFDLPPDRIAEHPAKPRDAARLLDVAERLHDRTVRDLPALLEPGDLMVVNDTRVIPARLDGRRGEVRVEITLHKREGEREWATFARPGKRLKPGDVIAIAEDFAAEVVAKDGMEVRLRFSKGGPALMEALHRHGRMPLPPYIRREADEQDAADYQTVFAAREGAVAAPTAGLHFTPELLAALDARGVRRVPVTLHVGAGTFLPVKVDDIAEHRMHSEWGEISAETAEAINATRAAGGRIVSVGTTALRILETAGLDDRSIRAFSGDTDIFITPGYRFKIVDLLVTNFHLPRSTLFMLVCAFAGMDTMKAAYAHAIGQNYRFFSYGDASLLRRV encoded by the coding sequence ATGAAGACCGCCGATTTCGACTTCGACCTTCCGCCGGACCGCATCGCCGAGCATCCGGCCAAGCCGCGTGACGCCGCCCGTCTGCTCGACGTGGCGGAGCGTCTGCACGACCGCACCGTGCGCGACCTGCCCGCCCTGCTGGAGCCGGGCGACCTGATGGTCGTCAATGACACCCGCGTCATCCCCGCCCGGCTGGACGGCCGGCGCGGCGAGGTGAGGGTGGAGATCACCCTCCACAAGCGCGAGGGCGAGCGGGAGTGGGCGACCTTCGCCCGTCCCGGCAAGCGGCTGAAGCCCGGCGACGTGATCGCCATCGCCGAGGACTTCGCGGCCGAGGTCGTCGCCAAGGACGGGATGGAGGTGCGCCTGCGCTTTTCCAAGGGCGGACCGGCGCTGATGGAGGCGCTGCATCGCCACGGCCGGATGCCCCTGCCCCCCTATATCCGGCGCGAAGCGGACGAGCAGGATGCGGCGGACTACCAGACCGTCTTCGCCGCGCGAGAGGGCGCCGTCGCTGCCCCCACCGCCGGGTTGCACTTCACACCGGAGCTTCTGGCGGCGCTCGACGCGCGCGGCGTCCGCCGCGTGCCGGTGACGCTGCATGTCGGGGCCGGCACCTTCCTTCCGGTCAAGGTGGACGACATCGCCGAGCACCGCATGCACAGCGAGTGGGGCGAAATCTCCGCGGAGACGGCAGAGGCCATCAACGCCACCCGCGCCGCGGGCGGGCGGATCGTGTCGGTCGGCACCACGGCGCTGCGCATCTTGGAGACGGCGGGGCTGGACGACCGCAGCATCCGGGCCTTCAGCGGCGACACCGACATCTTCATCACCCCCGGCTACCGCTTCAAGATCGTGGACCTTCTGGTGACCAACTTCCATCTGCCCCGCTCCACCCTGTTCATGCTGGTCTGCGCCTTCGCGGGCATGGACACGATGAAGGCGGCCTACGCGCACGCCATCGGCCAGAACTATCGTTTCTTCAGCTACGGCGACGCGTCGCTGCTCCGGAGGGTCTGA
- the tgt gene encoding tRNA guanosine(34) transglycosylase Tgt, translated as MTGIGFELLKTDGRARRGRVSTAHGVINTPAFMPVGTAATVKAMTSDAVKSTGAEILLGNTYHLMLRPTAERVGQLGGLHRFMNWDKPILTDSGGFQVMSLSDLRTMTEEGVTFKSHLDGSKHHLTPERSIQIQHLLDSNITMCLDECTPFPATEAQAASSMRLSMRWAKRSKDAFVERTGYGLFGIVQGGVYADLRAESVAALSDIGFDGYAIGGLAVGEGQETMFTVLDFTEPLMVKERPRYLMGVGRPSDLIGAVRRGVDMFDCVMPTRSGRTGQAFVRRGTINIRNARHAHDEHPLDEECGCPACRNHSRAYLHHLFKAGEMLGPMLLTWHNLHYYQDLMAELRQAIEDGRFEEVASALEARLNEGDVPATEDPLASLKAKPAKPAKPAKKESADV; from the coding sequence ATGACCGGGATCGGGTTCGAGCTTCTGAAGACCGACGGGCGCGCCCGGCGCGGGCGGGTTTCCACCGCGCACGGCGTCATCAACACGCCGGCCTTCATGCCCGTGGGCACCGCCGCCACCGTCAAGGCGATGACCAGCGACGCGGTGAAATCCACCGGCGCGGAAATCCTGCTGGGCAACACCTACCACCTGATGCTGCGTCCCACGGCGGAGCGCGTCGGGCAGTTGGGCGGCCTGCACCGCTTCATGAACTGGGACAAGCCGATCCTGACGGACAGCGGCGGTTTCCAGGTCATGTCCCTGTCCGACCTGCGCACCATGACCGAGGAGGGGGTGACCTTCAAATCCCACCTCGATGGCAGCAAGCATCATCTGACGCCGGAACGCTCGATCCAGATCCAGCACCTGCTGGACAGCAACATCACCATGTGCCTGGACGAGTGCACCCCCTTCCCGGCGACGGAGGCCCAGGCGGCTTCGTCCATGCGCCTGTCGATGCGCTGGGCCAAGCGCAGCAAGGACGCCTTCGTCGAGCGCACCGGCTACGGTCTGTTCGGCATCGTGCAGGGCGGCGTCTACGCAGACCTGCGGGCGGAGAGCGTGGCGGCGCTGAGCGACATCGGCTTCGACGGCTACGCCATCGGCGGGCTGGCCGTGGGCGAGGGTCAGGAGACGATGTTCACCGTGCTCGACTTCACCGAGCCGCTGATGGTCAAGGAGCGCCCGCGCTACCTGATGGGCGTCGGCCGCCCCAGCGACCTGATCGGCGCGGTACGGCGCGGCGTCGACATGTTCGACTGCGTGATGCCCACCCGCTCGGGCCGCACCGGCCAGGCCTTCGTGCGGCGCGGCACCATCAACATCCGCAACGCCCGCCACGCCCACGACGAGCACCCGCTCGACGAAGAGTGCGGCTGCCCCGCGTGCCGCAACCACAGCCGTGCCTATCTGCATCACCTGTTCAAGGCGGGCGAGATGCTGGGGCCGATGCTGCTGACTTGGCATAACCTGCATTACTACCAGGACCTGATGGCCGAGCTTCGGCAGGCCATTGAGGATGGCCGGTTCGAAGAGGTCGCGAGCGCGCTGGAGGCCCGCCTGAACGAGGGCGACGTCCCGGCCACCGAAGACCCTCTGGCCTCCCTGAAGGCCAAGCCGGCCAAGCCGGCGAAGCCCGCGAAGAAGGAATCCGCCGATGTCTGA
- the queF gene encoding preQ(1) synthase: MSESIYAGLTQLGGATVQPKTPEEAVLERVPNPNPGENYVVRFTAPEFTSLCPITGQPDFAHLVIDYVPGEWLVESKSLKLFLTSFRNHGAFHEACTVGIGKRLVDELKPVWLRIGGYWYPRGGIPIDVFYATGEPPKGVWIPSQDVQNYRGRG; this comes from the coding sequence ATGTCTGAAAGCATCTACGCCGGCCTGACGCAGCTCGGCGGCGCCACCGTCCAGCCGAAGACGCCGGAAGAGGCGGTGCTGGAGCGCGTGCCGAACCCGAACCCCGGTGAAAACTACGTCGTGCGCTTCACCGCGCCGGAGTTCACCTCGCTCTGCCCAATCACCGGCCAGCCGGACTTCGCCCATCTGGTCATCGACTATGTACCGGGCGAGTGGCTGGTCGAATCCAAGTCGCTGAAGCTGTTCCTGACCAGCTTCCGCAACCACGGCGCCTTCCACGAGGCCTGCACCGTCGGCATCGGCAAGCGTCTGGTGGACGAGCTGAAGCCGGTGTGGCTGCGCATCGGCGGCTACTGGTACCCGCGCGGCGGTATTCCCATCGACGTGTTCTACGCCACCGGCGAACCGCCGAAGGGCGTGTGGATTCCGTCGCAGGACGTCCAGAACTACCGCGGCCGCGGCTGA
- the queG gene encoding tRNA epoxyqueuosine(34) reductase QueG — protein MPDPDTSTREAIRDRALSLGFDAVGFARAELGEEAKARLAEFLRQGRHGDMGWMEDKADRRVHPQSLWPEARTVIALGTSYAPAEDPRALLAHPDRGIVSVYARNRDYHDLTKGRLKTLGQWIAHRFKAELKVFVDTAPVMEKPLAEKAGLGWQGKHTNLVSRFHGSWLFLGEVYTTLELPPDPPGVDRCGQCRRCLDACPTAAFPAPNQLDARRCISYLTIEHKGPIPEELRPLMGNRIYGCDDCLAACPWNKFAQRSREAAFLPRAELTAPRLADLAQLDDASFRQVFSGSPIKRIGRDRFMRNVLVALGNSGSARHAAVAERLLDDPSEVVRDAAGWALARLRAAQSPSG, from the coding sequence ATGCCCGACCCAGACACCTCCACCCGTGAAGCCATCCGCGACCGCGCCCTGTCGCTGGGCTTCGACGCGGTCGGCTTCGCACGGGCGGAGCTGGGCGAGGAGGCCAAGGCGCGGCTGGCCGAATTCCTGCGCCAGGGCCGGCACGGCGACATGGGCTGGATGGAGGACAAGGCCGACCGCCGCGTTCACCCCCAGTCCCTATGGCCGGAGGCACGCACCGTCATCGCGCTCGGCACCAGCTACGCCCCGGCGGAGGACCCGCGCGCTCTGCTGGCGCATCCCGACCGCGGCATCGTGTCGGTCTATGCGAGGAACCGCGACTATCACGACCTCACCAAGGGGCGGCTGAAGACGCTGGGCCAATGGATCGCCCACCGCTTCAAGGCCGAGCTGAAGGTCTTCGTCGACACCGCCCCGGTGATGGAAAAGCCACTGGCCGAGAAGGCGGGGCTGGGCTGGCAGGGCAAGCACACCAACCTCGTGTCGCGCTTCCATGGCTCCTGGCTGTTCCTGGGCGAGGTCTACACGACGCTGGAGCTGCCGCCGGACCCGCCGGGGGTGGACCGCTGCGGCCAGTGCCGGCGCTGCCTGGACGCCTGCCCCACCGCGGCCTTCCCCGCTCCCAACCAGTTGGACGCACGGCGCTGCATCTCCTACCTGACCATCGAGCACAAGGGACCGATCCCCGAGGAGCTGCGCCCGCTGATGGGCAACCGCATCTACGGCTGCGATGACTGCCTGGCCGCCTGCCCGTGGAATAAATTCGCTCAACGCTCGCGCGAGGCGGCCTTCCTGCCGCGGGCGGAGCTGACGGCGCCGCGGCTGGCCGATCTGGCGCAGTTGGACGACGCAAGCTTCCGGCAGGTCTTCAGCGGCTCGCCGATCAAGCGGATCGGCCGCGACCGCTTCATGCGCAACGTGCTGGTGGCTTTGGGAAACAGCGGCAGCGCCCGCCACGCTGCGGTGGCTGAACGCCTCCTGGACGACCCGAGCGAGGTGGTGCGGGACGCCGCGGGCTGGGCGCTGGCCCGGCTCAGGGCCGCGCAGAGCCCTTCAGGCTGA
- a CDS encoding lysylphosphatidylglycerol synthase transmembrane domain-containing protein has product MPAEAVTMPAGRPGERLMLLAKLAVTLVVLGVLGAKADWPALLARVAGADPVWLAAGFTTKLLAVGCAGERWRDALRAAGQRVSHGLAMRLMFTGLFFGQVLPGALGGDVVRGWLTCRGGASSTAVVLALVLDRLLALAGCILLLFLGLPHLVATAPPSVAWAGPVAVALLAIAMVVGLQADRIPLPGVLLRPPVRAVQAQVARLRSALVSRAALAGLLHSAAVHACTVFAVIAYAHALGIPLRVLDALAVVPMTIFAAALPISLNGWGVREGAFVAGFALYGLDATDALALSLMIGLSVTLSSLPGGLLWLSLKGSARP; this is encoded by the coding sequence ATGCCCGCCGAAGCGGTCACCATGCCCGCCGGAAGGCCGGGCGAGCGTCTGATGCTGCTCGCCAAGCTGGCGGTGACTCTGGTGGTTCTCGGCGTGCTGGGCGCCAAGGCCGACTGGCCGGCCCTGCTGGCGCGCGTCGCCGGGGCGGACCCCGTCTGGCTGGCGGCCGGCTTCACGACGAAGCTGCTCGCCGTGGGTTGCGCCGGCGAACGCTGGCGCGACGCCCTGCGCGCCGCGGGGCAACGGGTGTCGCACGGGCTGGCGATGCGGCTGATGTTCACCGGTCTGTTCTTCGGGCAGGTGCTGCCGGGGGCGCTGGGCGGCGACGTGGTGCGCGGCTGGCTGACCTGCCGGGGCGGGGCGTCCTCCACCGCCGTGGTGCTGGCCCTGGTGCTGGACCGGCTGCTGGCCCTGGCCGGCTGCATCCTGCTCCTGTTCCTCGGCCTGCCGCACCTCGTCGCGACGGCCCCGCCCTCGGTCGCCTGGGCTGGGCCGGTGGCGGTGGCGCTGCTCGCCATCGCCATGGTCGTGGGGCTCCAGGCGGATCGCATCCCGCTGCCGGGGGTCCTGTTGCGCCCACCGGTCCGGGCGGTGCAGGCTCAGGTCGCGCGTCTGCGCTCGGCGCTGGTCAGCCGGGCGGCGCTGGCCGGGCTGCTGCACAGCGCGGCGGTCCACGCCTGCACCGTCTTCGCGGTGATCGCCTACGCCCACGCGCTGGGCATTCCCTTGCGGGTTCTGGACGCGCTGGCCGTTGTGCCGATGACGATCTTCGCGGCGGCGCTGCCCATCTCGCTGAACGGCTGGGGCGTGCGGGAGGGAGCCTTCGTCGCCGGCTTCGCGCTCTACGGCCTCGACGCCACCGACGCGCTGGCCCTGTCGCTGATGATCGGGCTGTCGGTCACCCTGTCGTCGCTGCCCGGTGGCCTGCTCTGGCTCAGCCTGAAGGGCTCTGCGCGGCCCTGA
- a CDS encoding glycosyltransferase family 9 protein: MTGAQGNGRRRVLVIKLGAFGDFFLAQTAFSAIRRHHAADHLALLTLPSLAPLARLSGLFDEVLEDPRERSLGAYRRVRRLLRAGRFDRVYDLQAQRRTDRYFWLLAPGPWPEWSGTAWGASHRDHYPGRRKVPVIERYTRQLAPFGIVPDAVPDLSWLDADTGGFGIAAPYALLIPGSSPGRPDKRWPVGRYGELAAALAARGITPVVLGTAIEADLARSITAACPQAVDLTDRTSVPEIAGLARRAWATVGNDTGPTHLVAAVGCPTLGLYCDASVPIHANGPRMVIHHRPSFADMDAAGVLAAMDALPPSR, translated from the coding sequence ATGACGGGCGCGCAAGGCAACGGTCGCCGCCGCGTCCTGGTCATCAAGCTGGGGGCCTTCGGCGACTTCTTCCTGGCCCAGACCGCCTTCTCGGCCATCCGGCGGCACCACGCCGCCGACCATCTGGCGCTGCTGACCCTGCCGTCCCTGGCTCCGCTCGCCCGCCTCAGCGGCCTGTTCGACGAGGTTCTGGAGGACCCGCGGGAGCGGTCGCTCGGGGCCTATCGACGCGTCCGCCGCCTGCTGCGCGCCGGGCGTTTCGACCGGGTCTACGACCTCCAGGCGCAGCGGCGCACTGACCGCTACTTCTGGCTGCTCGCCCCCGGTCCCTGGCCGGAATGGTCGGGCACGGCCTGGGGCGCCTCGCACCGCGATCACTATCCGGGCCGCCGCAAGGTGCCGGTGATCGAGCGCTACACCCGGCAGTTGGCGCCCTTCGGCATCGTGCCGGACGCGGTGCCGGACCTGTCCTGGCTCGACGCCGACACCGGCGGTTTCGGCATCGCCGCGCCCTATGCCCTGCTGATCCCCGGCTCCTCTCCCGGACGTCCCGACAAGCGCTGGCCGGTGGGGCGCTATGGCGAACTGGCGGCGGCGCTGGCGGCGCGCGGCATCACGCCGGTCGTGCTGGGCACGGCCATTGAGGCGGACCTCGCCCGCTCCATCACCGCCGCCTGTCCGCAGGCCGTCGACCTGACCGACCGCACCAGTGTGCCGGAGATCGCCGGGCTGGCCCGCCGGGCCTGGGCAACGGTCGGCAACGACACCGGTCCCACCCATCTGGTCGCCGCCGTCGGGTGCCCGACGCTGGGGCTGTACTGTGACGCCTCCGTTCCCATCCATGCGAACGGGCCGCGCATGGTCATCCACCACCGCCCGTCCTTCGCCGACATGGACGCGGCGGGTGTGCTGGCGGCAATGGACGCTCTTCCGCCGAGCCGGTAG
- a CDS encoding O-antigen ligase family protein gives MAFPLSQRDSARGIPDAILAGLAGIAVAALGPLAAMAPRGLPVWAILIALVGLSGLARRGALGRLQRAMPGTAVVLAFLVLASLSILWSPSPRAGLTVVEIGYIGLGALAGGAWLSSLPGVEARRLTGLFLLGVFAGVLLFAVEAALDFPLHRWWNHVPAGVEIAETNVPKRTAVLLCLLVWPAAMALDRAGRRGLAVALPAVFAAACLLLTSRSAMLGIAVGGVAFALAVWSPSLVRGALAAVLGVAFAFVLPLVLLFDRVLNLDGADWLFRSAQHRVEIWGMAASRALETPFFGQGIDASRALEPDGAVSRFGTLTDSLLPLHPHNAFLQVWLELGALGALLALAAALLLLLGTGQMERRLQPFALALFASALAMASTAYGIWQAWWMGGMLAAGLMLRLAARTPAGGE, from the coding sequence ATGGCTTTCCCCTTGTCACAGCGCGACTCCGCCCGGGGAATACCCGACGCGATTCTGGCGGGTCTGGCCGGCATCGCGGTGGCGGCGCTCGGCCCGTTGGCCGCCATGGCGCCGCGCGGTTTGCCGGTCTGGGCCATCCTGATCGCGCTGGTCGGGCTGTCCGGCCTGGCCCGCCGCGGCGCCCTGGGGCGGCTGCAGCGGGCAATGCCTGGCACGGCGGTGGTTCTCGCCTTCCTGGTCCTGGCCTCCCTTTCGATCCTGTGGAGCCCATCGCCGCGCGCCGGCCTGACGGTGGTGGAGATCGGCTACATCGGCCTCGGCGCGCTGGCCGGCGGGGCATGGCTGTCATCCCTGCCGGGGGTGGAGGCACGGCGGTTGACCGGCCTGTTCCTGTTGGGCGTGTTCGCCGGCGTCCTGCTGTTCGCCGTGGAGGCCGCGCTGGATTTCCCGTTGCACCGCTGGTGGAATCATGTGCCCGCAGGCGTCGAGATCGCCGAGACCAACGTGCCCAAGCGCACGGCGGTCCTGCTCTGCCTGCTGGTCTGGCCAGCGGCGATGGCGCTCGACCGGGCCGGACGGCGGGGGCTGGCCGTCGCGCTTCCCGCGGTCTTCGCGGCGGCCTGCCTGCTGCTGACCAGCCGATCGGCCATGCTGGGGATCGCCGTCGGCGGGGTGGCCTTCGCGCTGGCCGTCTGGTCGCCGAGCCTTGTCCGCGGAGCGCTGGCGGCGGTGCTGGGGGTGGCCTTTGCCTTCGTGCTGCCGCTGGTGCTGCTGTTCGACCGCGTGCTGAACCTGGACGGTGCCGACTGGCTGTTCCGGTCGGCCCAGCACCGGGTGGAGATCTGGGGAATGGCGGCCAGCCGGGCGCTGGAGACACCCTTCTTCGGGCAGGGCATCGACGCCTCGCGCGCGCTGGAGCCGGACGGAGCGGTGTCCCGCTTCGGTACGCTGACCGACAGCCTGCTGCCGCTGCACCCCCACAACGCCTTCCTTCAGGTCTGGCTGGAGCTTGGCGCTCTCGGCGCCTTGCTGGCTCTGGCGGCGGCATTGCTTCTGCTGCTCGGCACGGGGCAGATGGAGCGGCGGCTGCAACCCTTCGCGCTGGCCCTCTTCGCGTCGGCGCTGGCGATGGCGAGCACGGCCTACGGCATCTGGCAGGCGTGGTGGATGGGCGGCATGCTGGCCGCCGGCCTGATGCTCCGGCTGGCCGCGCGTACCCCGGCGGGGGGCGAATGA